The window GCAAAGGTATGGCCTGTAATAGCTCCCCCTAGTGGATTAACATGAATATGACAGCATTAAAAACTTGCTTCTCGTTCCTGTGGTAATGAAAGCAGTCATGTCTCAGGTGTCAAGGTGTTTGACTGGTCTTTTTGCCcgttttattctttttctttagtgtaaaaaaaatctactttcaGAAGTTTAAATAAGTGCGTAATGGTTGGAGAAACATTGCagtgtcaaacatttaaagtgagACCAAGGTGCGTTTAGGTCAGAGCCTGATTCCACATGATGTTCGGACCAGACTGCTTTAGAAGGCTTTAGTGTTATGTAGCAAGATGTAAAGTGTTTAGTTTCCTTACTTTCATTTCAGAGTAGATTAACGATTCAGTGTTATGTCTCAATTCAACTACTGCACTCCGTCCAGATTTAACTCGTAATGTGAAGCGTTTTTTGTCAAGTTGAGCATGATCATGATATCTAGTcaatcatctcttcttctctttatcaGTCTGGGGGGcttatgtgtgcatgtggctCAGAGACTGTTTGCATATGTAGGACGTTTGGGCCAATAGCGTTATGAACAGAATGAGACATATTGTTGCCCAAACCGCTGGATTTTCCAATCAGCGGAGtcaatgtttacaaagtgcttatagggagagaaaagggaaacaaaggAGGAGATGCAGAGGGAATATGGACATTCGAGTCCTGAAAACAAAgcattgcagaaaaaaaaagaagctcttcTTCATGCTTCCTATCTAATGGCACCGACGTAGAGCCTCCTGCATCTTCTCCTGCACGTGCTCCATCTTCTCGGCCCACTCCTCGCTCAGACCCTCCTCGTCGTCTCCGATGACGGCGGCGTAGCCCATGAAGGCGATGAGGCCGATGCAGAACAGGTAGGTGAGGCGCGTGCACAGTCGCTCCATAGTTTGGCGGTCGCCCTGCGAGTGCTTCAGGTAGACCTCCAGGATGGGCCGGCTGAAGAGCTTGGGTTTGCCCACCACGCCGTCGTACAGCGTGTGCAGGTTCTGGTCTCCCAAGTCGTTGGCGTAGCTCTCCTCGAAGTCGTCCTTCTTGCGCTCGCGGTGATCCGGCCGTGCCTCCACCATCAACATGAACTTCCTGAACTGGTTCTTCAGGTTCTCCTCCACGCGGCAGTACTGGCCGTCCAGCGTCTCCTTCTTGATCTGAACCAGCGTGTTGCGGTTCATCTGGGACAGCTGTTCTAGCCCCTCGTTCACCGAGCCAAACTCGCGCTTCAGGGTGCGTATGTCCTCGTCGTCGATGTGGTGCAGAACCACACGGATCAGGGAGCCGGCCACTCCAAAAATGGGGTTAACCACAGCGGCTGCCGAGGAGATGGTGGCTACACACTGCAGCACTTTGCACAGGCCCTGCTTCAGCTTGGCCCGGTCCTCGATGATATCCTCGTCCATCATGGTGTCCAGCTGAGCGGATGTTGATGTCACCGTTTGGACGTCTGTGGccgagagaggaggagagaaacatCACAGTTTACTACAACTGATGTTGTCTAAGAACCACCAGGGCTCCAGAGTGCGACTAAAATGTTTTCTAGGTCGCACTGGTGCACCTGACGCTGCCCCGGGTGAAAACATAGATTTCTTTGCAAGCGCATCAtcatctctctgtgttctcctgTGACCGAACTCACACTCATGGTAGGATCATATCGTGGTCTACTCTAAACCAATAAGAGACAGAGCTCAGGCGGGTCtttgcctctgattggctgtggtCCTGTTCACTGCTCtaagttgtgtgtgtttaaaaattgCGAGCAACCTGAGCGCCAGAGTAGCCCAactgaaatggaaaaagaaaataaacgcGTCAAAACGAGGGAAAATGAAGAGAGTTAGAAACATGGAAAgttttttcattaagaaaactAAGCCTACTGTTACAACCAGCCCTACTACTGTCATTCCATCCATCCCCACTACTGAGAGTCCATCCAGCCAAGACACGGAGCCCTCGGTCCTCACATCCAGACTCAGTGTAGGTTGTGGACACCAGCGCtgagcctgatgatagacttcttttacctctggttattgtaaaaacagtaaattcaaatgaataataacagattttatttacagatggttaatttttaggtcacccagaggtgaacgtgttgatcacctaaaagtttcagcgcGACATCataatgcagtagcctgctgttgcacCTTTATtaccagctttcatcagaccgTAAAAATATAAGTATTACGGAAATTTAGTTCTTATCCAAAAACGATATTACGCACAGGCTGTCcaatcatacagaggtccgctggattcatggcgcataaaaagtcagtgacagagttagattacGATAGTAcggacacgtagaagaacggacttccagactcatatcaaaagttgtttaactgagtttacttagttgaagaacgtgcactccacacggagctgatcagactgcagtgcgcaaagctgaaggatcaattcaagtctgttggtttggaaacatgttatcattttataatgcctaatACTAAAATACTCGAAGATGACTTCGGTCTtggcatcaaagacactctgtgtgtttgtgataacttattcatgtgagcaggttttatctgtaatgaaccttaacgagtgcaaactgtgctgtggcctgacacacacagatctaaagtctctctctctctctctctctctctcgtaatgcactgatcccagggcaggtagaataacctgtgtcaaagtttctataaccttgaacagcaatattaaaacatgatataataatcttaaacaaaacataattactgatgttttcttctgaaatgtggttcatttaaatatttccatgtgccaacatgcagtttgcaacGACAGAGTTAACCCCTTTCCTaatgtacttttacattttatgcgttaacatgcagttttctatacaaacacctttttttgtcttttttttaaatcatacattagcttatatatccatgtgttgagtgCTAGTGAAGTCTGCAAAATTAGTCtggcccacttgaggtctcatttgaacaaatccggcccccgacaaaataggactttgacacccctgctctaCACCTTattcttgtttaaaaatgaaactgaaactcCACACTCACAGACTCAGACTTTGAGGTTTGTTCTTTGTCAATGTGTGAGTGTTTAGTGATGTCCCACTGTGACACTGCAAGTGTGAGGGCTCTGAGGTGGCAAATGACTCACTTTCTGTGAGTCTTCATATCTACGCGTCTATCTAGTTAAACACTTAAATGAAATCAATATAAATACACACTGGAAGTTGGCATTTCTACTGTTTAATACCTTATCTATCTCAAGCCCTCACAAACTCTACCTCTGCTCACCAGGAGGCTTCAGAGCTTTGGCTTTAGGTGGAGATTTTTTCtcaccactgtaactttgaaataaagtcattaatttatttatttaattgagGTTGTAAAACTAAACATGCAGGACGCTGTGAGATGTTGAAAGGATATTTTGCAGCTTCTTACATCAGAGTTCTTCTCTTCAAACTCACACAGGAGCCGCTTCCTGGTTTGTCACTGCGAGAAAGGGACTCTGGTCCTGATCAGGAGGATTCCTGaaacaaaagttaaaacagaGATTCAGACACAAGAACGACTTCTTGAGCACATCAAACCTGCAAGTTGGGATTGTACATATTTTAGTTCATTCTTTCTCCCTTAACAAGGAAGTGAGCAGAGTTTTGTCCCCCTGCTTGTTGCTGTTTTCCAGCAGTGAAGGAGTTAACTCTGCTTCAGTATGACACAGCTCCTCTCAGCAGCACTGCAGCCTCTTTCAGCACCAGGCcgctctgcctgtgtgtctatGGGCCGAGCTGATAGCTCCTCAGCAGCAGACGGCATGTTCGGACGCTAGCAGGCAGCAGCTAAAGGGTTAGCTGCAAAACCAAATAATGTCACGCCTGACTGAGCTGTACGACTTGTTTGTTACATAATAGGAGCTGCTGTTCAACAAAGGAAGATATTTGAAGCTAGTTAAGAGGCTGGATTTGAACGTTTTCAGTCCGATTTTTAAGAGCTTAGTAGTGTGAAGGATCATACTGGGACGTTTTTCCACTAACACAAGCACAAACTAGGTCAGGGAAATCAACCACAGAGCCACATTTGGCTCAAGGACTCCTGTTAAATCTCACACTACACCTCAGTAAGTCAGTAAGAGCTCAGCATGCGTGCTCTTAACAAACTATTACAACATAGTCACAAAGATAACACCGGTGTTGTGTCAACACTTGGGACCCTAACAGCTGATGACCATTAAGGCAGTGCAAGTCCAAACAggccctgaaacacacacacacacacacacacacgcacacacacctcatgTAAGAAAAGGCTGtaatttctgtttctgttttgcttCCTATTTTAAATACCTGTGTCCACCAAAGGGGGGCAGTAATTTACCTTTAATGACAAAGACGCTCATGTTATTCTCCATCTGGTTTCAGCACCACCAGTGTGGACTGAAAGCAGTAacactcacagactcacaggATTTAACCCTTTCTCTTCAGTATCACTTTAAATGATGCGTTCAAATGCATgaattcaacaacaacaaagaaaacaacatgttccTCTCTATGTACTTTAGAAAACTTCCACTTCAAATATTTAGTCAAATGAACTGAAATCTCAATCAAATGTTCCACATGTTCAAATGTTAGTTTTGCAGAGTGTACTTCTTTTTAACATCACACATTCTCAGCAGTTGTTCTCTGAGACACTCTCTGGacataaatgttgtatttttctgcttcatttgcatCATGACTGGCGGTCAAGTCTGTTATTGCTACGTAGTTTGTTACTTGAAAGATATTAAACCATCAGTAAATGATTTGCCTTGTCTATTTTTCCGTCCTTGTTTTCACAGATGGTGCTCTGCAGCAGATATCTTTCTACGTTCTTCCACAACAGGGCGAACCAACAAGAGACGAAGGTAATTAAAGGgttaattacatttctttttctacaCAAATTACCTCTGAGTAAATAAAACCTTACAATTATTTTATACTAGTCATATTTTGAgatatatttaacaaaaaaatggtGGTATTGATTAATCTGACAGCCGCCTGCAGCTTCATTTTAATGTGAAATGGAAAATTAACCCTTTGTGTGGATAAAATCCTCCCCAAATCGACTCCTTATTCTTTCAATTAAAGCGTTAATGAGTGAGCTTGATTAATGTGTCATATTCTTAATCAATCTGAAGGCCACAGGTTATTAATGAATGATCTAattggttttacattttaataaaatggaAAGTGCTTCAAATTAATGACAGGTTACTTAGTATGAAGTGTATGCCatggatcaaccaatcagtgtccagcagctgcaggaacatttaaagacaacacATGACACAACCACACTCCCACATCTCAGTCAGAAAGTCTCAGCCTACAGGTTTTATTTCTGCCTTTCTGTGCATTCACACAGAGACAGTCTGTCAGAAGACATAATTAATCCCattaaaaatcacattaaactAAATTAGTTAGTTGTAAACAAATCAGCTGTTGAAGTCTAACCAGGAAGTGTCAGGTTACTCTCACCTGCAGTGGAGAGGCCATCTTGAATGTTTTCTATGATTACAGCAATGCTAATGctgatgctaatgctaatatactggctttaatcttttttaaacTCCACTTTAATGATgttatttacagtttaaagaCTTATTTGAACACGTGTcttccacttctccatgttttctgtgtgtctgtgcagatgACAGCCTGTGGCACTTCACTCAGGAAGTGTACACCCTTGAAGCTAATCTTGCTCAAACAATAACTACATTAATGAAGACAAACATACAACAATGGAGAATCTTccggacttctctctgtgtctgtgagtaCTAATATAAGCACAACATCCCCTCTCCCACAGCACAGGGCCTGATAACTGCCTTCCTGCCCAGCTATGGCTCCCCCTAGCCGTGCCTCCATGTTTCCTTGTTAATGCACACCATAATGCCCTGACCCTCCCTTCTCTATCACACCAAATATACACCAAAATACACCTTAAAAGTTCAATTTATCCGTCTAAATATCAAATATACAGTCTCTGTGTGCCCTTCAGCCAACATTGGGCACCATTGGCCACAGCAGGAGAGAGGATTTCTTACCTTTTTGACACTGGCTCTGCCTATACCTCCCTCTTCAAACGTCCCAAGCTCGACagcctccttcttcttcccaGCAATCCCTGCAAAAAGGACACTTCCATGTATGTCTAATGTGTAGGGGTGTCCAAATTGGACTTTGCCATTTATTAAGGGCCCAAAGAGCCCCTAAACCCACAAAATGGCACATTTGGCCCCAAATATATataaactctaaaataaaatcttaaaattattttttattggcCAAAAACAGCAAAGCCCACTCCTCATATACAACCAGTCCTACCCCCATATTTTCAACTTATTCTAGTCCATCTAGTAGGCATACAGTTGATACAGAAGCGCAATTGTCAGTCAGTGCGCAGCTGATCTCTGGGACTCTTTCTGTGGCTTTTGGTGCGTTTGCCAAGCCCTGGGGCATCTTTGAGAGACTCCAGATACTCCATGGTGGTATTTTTGAGTCAAAGAGACCCTTTTCTTTTGGACTAgaccagaaaaataaaaagacaaacatttacaagcGCGTAGAATCCAACAAGGCTCAAAGACCGCTTTGGATCCAAATGGACATCTCCAAATGTGCACAGGTGTATCCAAAGGCACAGGGAGCTCTCCAAAGGCCCAAGGACGAAATGTAGGAGTTTTATCCAGCATTAAaggtatttaaaataataattatgttCAAATTCACAGATTGCACTTCAGCTAAAAAGCTAAAACTAAGAGAATATCGAATTAGTGGTCCATTTTAAAGCAGAGTGCAGTGAGGAAAATGTACCAAATGGCCCAAGTGGCTTTACAGCATTCAAAGCTAATAATTCAActattttaatataaaaaaatactaaaaattaATGTTATAAAACGGACAACACTCTGACATGGCTCACGAATTACTATGACTGCATATCCAGCCAAAAGTAACATGAAACAGTCAAAACCCTGAGCAGTAAACTCACCTGCTCATTGCGCCACAGCAGTCTTTCTGCTAGTCCTGTCTGGTCCTTTATTCAAgctaaaataagaataaatgaATCCTCGTAGAACAAAATACTTTATGTAAATCCTCTGCAGGCGAATCCAACTAATTATTTGGTTGGTGGATGACTACGCCGGCGGTTGAGACTGTTTTCCCCAAAATAAACCCCCTATGCAAATCATGTTAGCATCTCAGCCAGCAGAGCGTTAAAGGACAAACCTGTTCCCTTCAGAGCCTGCTGATGTCTATGTTTACGTCCGAGCTATATTTCAACAACACATAGTCATATAGGATGGGTGTAGGCTCCTTACGTGTCCAGACCTGAGTTTAGGACCTCGCGTCCCCTCTCTGAGACACCGAGCctcaggcagcagcagcatagAAGAGAAGCCTTGTCCTCAATGCTGGGGTTCAAAGcaaaaatagaagaagaaaaaaaaccgaATAGTGTCCGTTAGAAATGACAAAGCCTTCGTTTATCTGCTCACACATCGCTCAGACCTAACATGCGCATGTGTAGCCTGTCAGCACCAGAGCACAGCCGGAGCTGCAGCCGGACGCACGCCTGTCCTCATTGTGCAAACACCGCTGCAGCTGTCAAACAGGTCATATTTCACACTGAAGGCACAGTGTCCTATGATATGCGACATCAGATGTCTGTGGCCAACAGGTGTAATGTGGAGGCTCCAGGGTGACAGACagcctctccttttttttttttttttagctggggGGCACGAGGAGCGCTGTGTCGGTGTGTAGCACCAATAATGAGCCTGGAGGCAGTGAGCTGCATAATACTGTATGCACAAAAGGCTCTGGGCTGTGGGTACAACTTAACAGGAATAGACTTTATCCCAGACTCCCTCTTATTTGAATGTATTATGTCTactcatttcttttattttattttcttgtataAAACGATGCATTATTCGCTCACTCCAGCACGTG is drawn from Labrus bergylta chromosome 8, fLabBer1.1, whole genome shotgun sequence and contains these coding sequences:
- the LOC109992013 gene encoding protein rapunzel, translating into MMDEDIIEDRAKLKQGLCKVLQCVATISSAAAVVNPIFGVAGSLIRVVLHHIDDEDIRTLKREFGSVNEGLEQLSQMNRNTLVQIKKETLDGQYCRVEENLKNQFRKFMLMVEARPDHRERKKDDFEESYANDLGDQNLHTLYDGVVGKPKLFSRPILEVYLKHSQGDRQTMERLCTRLTYLFCIGLIAFMGYAAVIGDDEEGLSEEWAEKMEHVQEKMQEALRRCH